The sequence TCAGCACTGCTCATCATTACCAGTCCAGTCAGGTAACATCCTGAGCTGATGAAGGGACAAGAAAGTTGTGTTCCAAAAGGGGAAAAGACCACAAGAAGAGACTACAGTCGTTATATATGACAGGACAAAATATGTCTTACAACAAGTCACTCTTTTAACATTGTTTTAAATGTTACACATTCTTTCACAGTAATTACAAAGCTCTTGCCATGATTACCATTTAGATGATTTACCTTTACCAGTAGATGCAGTCTTGCAGTAAGAAAACGAATAAGAAAATGaataagaaaaacaaatgaTGCACTTCTTATCCTCAGTACCCTGCCActctcccacacaaacatacaagttAATCCTCGACAAtgacaattaggctacttaaagttGAGTTTGCATAATAATGGTGCACTTCACTTGGCCATGTTGCCACTTAAGCGATTGTAACTAAGGAAACAGCCATCTTAAAAACCTTTTTGGTTGGCCTTTGGGTTGTAAAACATTTGATTTCATATTGTGTCTGTTTTGGCAACTTCCTCTCTTGTAAACTCCAGGGCTATTCACTTCTCCTCAGAACGGTACTTACTGATACAATGTAAGGACCATCACTAATGGTACCGATCCAGCACGACACGACATACGCATGGGGTCGCGCTGCCTCCCCTCGTTCAGTCGTGTGTGGGCGTTtcgtttaaaatgtcagttaccagctcatattcagttcgttttaacgtatcttaagtgtttttgcacaaatggaccacaattttaggcatgtacttaacagtatacaacacattaatagcctaaacaaactatgcaagccatttcaAAATCTTgctttatttaaactactcaatgcaatctcaaatcctcaccagaaacaccaacagtcaatatattcatccaaatcctagtttcgtttgttttatggactactaggtGGCCGTGGAAGAGATagttaaaacattatttgtcttgtaagATGGATTCATTTGCATTAAGATGGGCATCGCCCAGCTTTTTGACACGcgacatattttcaaatgcagcgctgccttcccggaatgctttgcgggcgtgttaaagtcgcttgacgtcacccataggactagagtggaatgcgacacgacaaaatgtAGTGAAGTGCTAGTGGATCtgcaccataacacacacacacacacacacacacatcaccccctCTGTATGGTCCTTCACTATaaaatacactctctctctctctctctctgtctttttcatacacacgcatgcacacctacacacactctctctctctctctctctatctctactcATAGCCTGACATGTCTCCCGTTGCATGTGCTATGTATCTGCATGGCTGTGTGCTTTATTTGGAGGCCTGCCAGATGATGATGGCCAGTATGGTCAGGGCCAGGGCCAGGATGATGGCCAGGATGCACTTCCTCTTCCGGGACTttctctgcaacacacacacacacacacaagaaaaaggCATTCACCGCGTCTCTACTGAGAACCTATGAGggagaactcacacacacatgtggtcaAGTTAACGGAATGGAACATGGCCTACACAGGCTccaaaaaaaaatcatgcaGCCGTAGATTTGGTGGCAATGATTGGCAGAGAATGATTCCCGAGATGCTTAATACAATTAAGTGATTATAATGTAGGACTGATATCAGAAGACTGTTACTGTAGTTTATTTGGGCTATTCCTTGGGTTTCATAGACATGATTTAAATTCATCAGTTATTGCAAACTGCAGTTTAAAGTATTGTTGACATTTGTGAACTTTTTAAGAATCTTCCTGATTTTCTGAATTTGTCATTTCAAAAAGTGTTACCTCTGTATTCAATAAATCTAGCACACAGAATTGTGCAACTTTGAATTAGACAACTACAAtgtagtgtaatgtaatgtattgtaatgtaatgtattgttTTGTGCTGTTGTTGATCCATCTGGAGGCCCCCTCCTCACCTGGTAATAAGCAGCCCGCTGCAGCTGTTCAGCCCCTCTGTCCACATGTGTCTCTGCACTCTCCACATTCGCCTCAATGCTGTCTGTGACACACAACCACACCACAGGTAAGAACATgccaaaacagacagacagacacacacacacacacacaccagttgtgCTGTCCTTACCTATCATCTCCCCCTGGTCATGGATCATTACTGCCAGGTCTTTGAAAATCTGGTTCACGTCCATTATGTCTGactgaaaacaacaaaacaaatcaggtCATGATTTTTACAAACATTAACTTGTCATGTCAAAAATCTTAAAATTCAAAGTAAATCCAGGAGGAAGAGGGTCTTCCTGATAGGCCCAGacaacatttacatgtatttattCATCAGACCCTTCTCCAAAGTTACTTAATGTACACATATACAGCATGTGTATGacctgtgcatgtgtatgccctGGGTATCAAGCCCATAATCATGATGTTGGTAGCAgtatgttatgttatatgttaGACAACCGGTTCCAGGGACGCAAGAATGGGACCAAATACATCTGGGCCAAAACGGTCCCTCACCTCTAGCTGTCTGATGTtggtctctttttctctgatgCCCTCTAGATCCTCCTCTGTGATGGGCATCTCCTCCGCCTGGGTCTGAATAAGACTCCTCTCCTCATTGCTGTACAAATAATAGcattaaaacacaaaacaattacAAATGAGGCTAccttgcagtgttttttttttttttttttttttttaaaacgtcaTTATATTAGCTATgggtaataaataaaataatatttttctGGAGAGACCTGAACAACATAATATTATAGACCTATTATCTTTTTCGCTAATGTTACTGAATTTAATTAAGCTATTACCAATAATCAAGTGAGGGAATGGTATGTCAGAAAATGAGAGAATCTTGAGTTAGCCAACCTTTCAAAAGTCACAAGTTGCTCATCTGGTTTTCGAAGCCCATCCTCCTCCTGTTAAAAAACATACAATAAATACTAAGCTGGTCTAAATGATGTGCACATTAGTTAATATATCAAATGTAGCTAATGTATCTTATGTATTTTTCCTGACATACTTATAAACTCCACTGAGGCACATTTCCTGCAAATGCACAAACATCCCTCTGACTGACATGGTGGTGGATCTCTGCAGTGTTTCTGCTCGGCTTTGACATGTGAATGTCGTGCATCAGAccttggggtgggggggggggggggctgtctgtGGCTGATGCTGTGGTGTGACTTACCGTCAGGAGGGTCCCAGCGCGGGCTCTGGCCACTgactccctctccttctcagcAGCACGACGCTGCACCACCTGGAAGTTGTTGAGGGCTGCTGAGAAGTCGTTCATCAGACGGTCCTTTTGGATCTTCTGCTGACGCTGTGGGACAGAGAGCAGGATGAACATGAACATATACGCCAGATTACATAATTCTcacagatgtcaattaataatATGCCCCAACACCTTTGATGATGGCTAATTTTGACGCCACCATTTCTAAcaactgaaaataaaatgtaaaaactaCAATGAAAGCCTCTCAAACAATGTACTTAATCAGATAAAAAGAAAATTATTTTAGTTGTGTATTTTTTCATTAAGTGTTAGTGTTTCAAACGCAACGCTGCTTGCAAGAAAACCAATATCATGTGATTCAGCTGCCACATAAAGTTGTTTCAAAACCTCGTTCTGACAGCAAATATTTAACAGTATAAAAGGACTACGAAAGCATCGTTCACCTGCTCTGAAGGTGagtggggaggaggaagagatccCAGTTCCTTCAGGTGTCTGTTAGTCTCCTTAGCCAGCTGATTTGTGTAGTGTTGCACCTGCTGACTGCACCAGCACAAAATTAAGAGTCCATCAAAACGTACGAGACAGAAACATCACTGGTACTGGTATCACACCACTCCTTAAAGGTATAcggtcacaccggtgtgacgggaatgttgggaatatgaacgttctaaagaatatctgggtctagaaccttcaattgttgcagaactgaatcttatgttagaatgttcaaaaacccacatcTTTAAGGGTTAATGCATCAGAGATCAGAGACGATGGGACATATCCAATTAGCCAGGCCCCGCCCACCTAGGTCTTTTTTTCAggagatctagtctggaacaTCATAGTTCCTAACTGTTTCCCTCAGATAAGAAAAATGTCAGGTCAATCAGCGACAAGAGAGGAAGACGAAATCGAAACTTATTGTaataaacagaagcagcaacacctgcaaacgtcaaaaaatgcagttgaTAAAATGCAGAAGTTTATTCACAGCAAAGGTAGAcctacatacattgtttcctgactcttgatgctgtttattgtcagtttgtaaagtttagcgaagtaggaagtaacgttaggaatctctgataaatgtgattggtaaggctggaccaatgatttcaaagttaatgcCCGTCGCAATGCAAGTGTTAGAAACGTTTGTCgactctattcactttgtgaatgagtttggataTTTCCAGGCTAATATCCAATACCCAGTGTTTCCAATACATTTACTTATCTGTGGCGGCCGACCataatatcaacattgaccaccacacaatgattttccaggttgtactaaattgtgcctAAGTctagttagcatcataaccaagctgcgctaatttgttaaaaactgttaattctgcaaacctaccaccacaaataaaatttaattctgtgggaaacactgaatacCCAATACATTACACATTGCAACTTTTTTGCCAAGCTTGGTAGGTAGGTTTGGTGCGTCTGCCACCAACGTGACAAGCAGTGTATGCTTTGACACTTTCACATGAGCATCAGATAAATCCCCATTCgctttcagccaatcaaatgatgTCTAAACTGGTTGTCCTGGAAATGTACACTTTATGAGGATACATCAGAATGAATACGACTTCATAACATGAATGAGTTGGCTAAAATATTGgtagggacaattttgtcatcccaAAATATTGGTAGGGACGTGTCCCTAATGGTCCCTATGCAAACCTATGCCCTTGTCCAGGATCGTTGGATGGATAATGGAGCTTTGCATCAGAAGCATCAAACTGCAGGCTATACCCTAAACAGCAGAgttcaaagtggcttgtttaaGAGCATATCCCGTGTACTCCCTCACTCACAGCCTTTCCTGGAGCTCAGGTGTGTCCTGTCTCGTCCCCAACTGGTACAGCATGGTTTTCATCTGCCCAGCTGTGAGAAAAACAAGCAGCACCAGATGCAGCCTCAGTTAAGAGTTCAGAGGACTGTTACAATAGGTACTCACTATAATTTGAACTATACTTTAGCCTACATTCCCGTTAATAGAAAGAGTGGGGTTTGGTTCATTTCCAATAACATGGTGAATATATCcctaatgtagcctatagtgtATGACCACATGACATGTGACATAGGCTAGTGTGAGGAGGTGGAAGGCTTGGGGTGGAAGCACTGGCCAATTTGTAAGTCATCTGATGACGTTCTTCATTGCATGAATCTCAGGTAATGATAAGGCCAAAATGACTTCCAGACCAGGCCTGATTTTGTTAAGGGTGCAATGTCACTCACTGTTCTGGGTGATTTTCTGGATGTTGGTGCTGCATGTCTGAATGAGGTTGTTGAAATCCCGCGGCTGCGAGCGGTAGCTGTCTGCCCTCCCGTATGACATAATTGCGGCCACGTCAGACAGCCACTATAATTCTAAAGAAGCTGGGCAGCTTTTGCAGAACGGGTGGTCAGATATCTATGGGAAAACAGTCAGAAATGTCACAATTAAGCACATCAACGATCACaaacacccacaacacacatgGGACGATGATGTTCTAAAAATAGACAGTTTACTCTGCCAATTGGCCTGATCTGACCTAACGACGACTCGCTATTATGACTTGTTTACTGTTTGTGTCAgtatgaacagtggtcggctaCAAGAGGCTTCAGAGTAGCCtaactaaacaaaacaaacgtCTAAGCTGTGGTCTAAACGGCCATAAATAGGCTGGTGTTTTTTCAGGGGGTGCTATAAGCCTTGCTGCAGACTTCCGAGAAAACATTAGTGATGCCGATACAACCGTAAATGATATGTTTCAAATAGCATATGGAACTAGGAGGTCCTAAGGGTGGCATTGGAGGCTACTACAATATGGCAGGTGGCCTTTATTCCACTGTTTGGTCAAGCCTGAGAAAGtcaggatgttttttttctaggaGGCCTACTCACCAAGATTGTTGACAATATTTAACATGACAGAAAGGTAGCCTATGCTTTGACGACATGCTACAAATTACACAAAAACATTCTAACGAAACGCTCAGTAAATAGCCTATGCTTCATCGTGTGTTGCGCGCCGATAGCATCCCAGGTCTCCTTTACCGCTACAGCATCAACTCGCATCAGTTTCTGGGTGTTTCTGCTGTGACAGATATTAACACGGGCATCCGCCAACCTACATATACGCTTTCGTTAAATTGAATGTAAATATCTTACTGTGGGTAGCCTACTTGACGGAGAGACCACGGTCTTCTGTTTCACCTAGTTTGTATTATAAAAGAGCGTTCTAAAAACCCAGCCCTAGACCGCTACGTCACACGCTGATGACACTAATCCGCACGCATGCAGGAATATTATCTTTTCAAAAAGACAATCTTTTTTTGCTCAGACAAGTTTTCACATAGGCTGGTATTTTAACTCACGTTTTCCGTATATTTATAAGTCGTCTGTGGAATGGAATAGCATATTCACAAATAGACGGGATAATGAGTTTAGCCTTAATTTACGACACCAGTGAAAACAAACTTGGTCATGTCttattttttcaacttcatAAGTTGTCTTTAAATATTTAATCGTCAGAAATAAATGCAGCCTACAATGTGACAGAATTCCGAACGGTATGGCTATGGAAACTAGCGATCTGGCGAGCCTGAGATGAGCTGATTGGAGACCAGTAGGGCATGGTGTCGGTCTCATGACTTTCATAGGACTCGTTATAATGGGTTCGAAATGCTGAGCTTCCCTCACATGATGCTGGCATGGCGTGGAGTGGGGGCGGTGGAGAAGGCACTGACAGAATCACTTGGCTTTAGTGAGAGGAGATCTGCAATTTTGTTCAAGGTGGATTTGTCACAAATGCATAACTTagtaggttattggttgaataaatgtctttcttttgttttataAAGCTGGCTCATATCAAACTAAATAGCTAACTCAGCTAACTATATGCAATTCAGTGCTGAAAATATGCAGGCAAATCCACAAGCTAACAAGGGTATGTCTTTTGTCAATCTTGTAGTCTTGAGTGTCAAGTTGCTATCATAATAAACTCTCTGTTTATGACACTAGTTACTCTGTATGCATTAGGGTGTTAATGAATAATGACCACATAACATGTACCTTTCCAAAAATGTATTCCTTAGTTTTTGCAAAATCAGTTCAGttcaacacacactgctcttgTACAAAAAGAATGCCTAGGTTTGGGTGAGTTTAGCTAATGACTAGTAAGGTTGGATGAGGTTGAATCCCAATAACAACCTGAAATTAAATATGTGGCGAGTTTGCAAATGATTATCCACACAGTGTTTCCCCCTTCCTCTTCTGAAGGAGAAGAGAATTAGGTACTTGAAATTCCATTTTAAGATTCCAGACCTAATTCTTCATAAATTCCCCTTGGCATGTCAAATATCTGAGGGCTTATTTTGTCTAACTCATTCCCATTTGAAACTGAGCCATGATAAAGTACACAGCTGTACAGTTGCCATGACTGCTTAGGGGTCATGTGGAACAACTGTGACTTGTTTCATTCGGAACACTGCTGCCCTTAACCATCTATTAAAACATAAATAAGACTGTCCTTCAAACTGTCAAGAAGTTCAGAGCACGGGATTGCACATTGGTTGAGTAAATCCTCTCCATTCCAAACCAGCAGTAAGAAGAATCCTCTGTTCCAGTACTGAGCATTACTCAAAGGAAGTAGATGACACTCTAAATACACTCTCTTATCAGACATTTCTCTTTTCGTCAAGCAAAGCTGTTATTCAACAATATTTCACAGTAAAAggacatttctaaaaaaaaaaaaaaatgtgtggagGTCAACTAATGTGGAAAGGAGGGTGCCCATTCCATGTTCAGCTTGTGTCCAAGAAACAGCCAGGAGGACGCACTGCCCACTTGAGTCAACAGGTAAGGTAacacctgcctgcctgtctggcaTGGATGCATACGTCCCTCTGCTCTAAATTCTGAGCTGTGAATCAGTCAGAATGAACTGTAACAAAGGTTTCAGTCAAATGCCGGGAGTTGATTCCTGGTACTCTACTGGGCTGTGGTGGGATCTGGGGAATCCAGTGTGGGCCAGTGGCAGTCTATAAGGGCGTCATACAGCTCCTCACTCTCCTCAATAAACAGCCTATTGGCCTCAGCTACATCTAGCTCCTCTGCAGGGTCTGTAGAGGACAAACATTTCCAGGAATGGTCACAAGGGGGCAGCATCCAACCAAATCATGCAACTAGTCATCAGTGAAAGGAATGagttacagtacagtactgtattACTGCTACAGTCAAATGAGAACTAGGTCACAGTCATCTATTCAAGTACTTGTGCATACAGGAAACTTAATATTTACTAGCCTCACCTTCAAGACAGTCAAGATCTTGAAAAACTTCCTCATAGGTCTGTAATAGACATAAAGTTGGTTATTAAAGCATGAGCCTGAGACAGTGTTGAATTTAAAAAGTTTCTCTTCGGAAACGTCTAATGTCATGCAGATATCCTGAAGTAAAACAACCTACCTGATTACTGCAGTCATACTGACTGTAGTCGTACCCATCATAACTTCCTATGCTCTGATAACCCCAATTTGAATAGTAATCTGGGTATTGCTGGTAGTACTGGTTTTGGTCGTAGGAGTAAGGCTGAGAGTACCTGTTGTCAGTGTAGCCCCCTCGGCTCCTACAGTGGAAGAAAAGCAGAGCAGTGTCACCACGTTGCTCAAAAGTAGCCAATGAAAGAGAAAAGTGCCAGAGACAAGACGTACCCTTACACAACAATGACAGATGACACACTGACTCTCATGGAATAGCCCTTCATTGTAGCCCTGCTGCTACGTGTCTGACGGCAAAATGGAGATTTATTTTACGAATTTCTGTTGGTTGCTGAAATCCACATGTGTGAAATACCCAAAAGAGCATGAGTGATGCTGTGCGTCTTGTGATAGATACCTTCCGTTTCAGATAGAAACATTGCCCAGTATCAGTATTTTGAGTCAGCCCTCTTCACTGTAAGAAAAGACTGATTGTGAAAGAGAACTGATTTGTTTGTTTAGCTGGGAGATGTGTAATGGGAATGTGCTCCCAACAGCAAATAGCTCCCAGCATATTCCCCAAGTACCTCATCTCTCCTTGCTTCCCATATGTAGCGTGATTTAGCTTGAACTTCCTTGGCTGTGAGGAAAACAAGGTGAGACAAGGTGTGTGAGACAAGGAATgctttaataaaataaaaggtAGCAACTGATGGTTTGAGTGAATTCCAAAAGGGTAGCTTTATACTTCCATAGGGTGCTACAACACTTTATTTACTTAACCAGAGCGTTTCTATTACAACGTTTACAAACAATAACTCAACAGATTATGTTGTTGTGTTATTAGAGTTATTACCGGTGTTGCTCCGGGAATAGACTTTCCGTTGATCTTACGGAGACACCTTTCGGCCGTCGCTTCATCTGACAGTTCCACGAAGCAGTAGCCCGCCGCACCCCTACTCATTCGAGAAGAGTGTTTAGGATActctaggctagcctacattaaaaaaaaattaatgtataggcctatattgtggAGGGGACCAAATAATCCCATAACACTGATCCATTAATGACCCCATAAATGTTGCctaaagcagtgtttctcaaagtgtggtccggggaccactggtggtccgcaagctatcccaagtggtccgcgggcagacgtggtaaaacataatatagatgagttgtttgcaatattgaaccaacttgtatgtaaatccaaacagctctgcaactgcctatgtaagctatgccaatttaaatcatataaatcctctgacacaataagtaaggtgcaaagacaattagcaaggtggttcagtgagtaggcctattgtgtctattagctaggtggtccgtgatgttttttttactggttaagtggtccttggtctgaaaaagtttgagaaacactggcctaaAGCATGCGAAGCCTGTCTAACATGCTTACCAGTTCATTTTGTTGCGGATGATCCTCACACCAATAGCCAATTCTCCCATTGTGGCAAAAGCACGAGTAATGAATTTCTCGTCCATATAGGGCTCAAGCTAGATAGAGAACACTGAATGAGAACTGACCTCAAGAGCATGACAGGCGAGGCAGCCAGCCTACAAGAAAACTTCCATGATGGGATAGCTAGTCCTTGCTAGGTACCTTGGCTAACGTACAAAGAAATTGCTGAAACAAATGCGCGATAACACAAACATAACCCGTTTACCCAATTAACACGTGTTACCCATATCACAAAACATTACCTTTCCTATAAACAGTAAGTATCTTAATTTAATTAGCTTATCCTTGCTTGAAGTTTGGCAGTTTCTGCTAACAGGCCAACTATCAAGCAAACGAACCTACTAACAAACCAAGTTAACGATATCGAGTATGTGTTTCTGCTCTGAACCAATGTCAACATAAC is a genomic window of Alosa sapidissima isolate fAloSap1 chromosome 10, fAloSap1.pri, whole genome shotgun sequence containing:
- the stx12l gene encoding syntaxin-12 isoform X3, which encodes MQHQHPENHPEHQQVQHYTNQLAKETNRHLKELGSLPPPHSPSEQRQQKIQKDRLMNDFSAALNNFQVVQRRAAEKERESVARARAGTLLTEEDGLRKPDEQLVTFESNEERSLIQTQAEEMPITEEDLEGIREKETNIRQLESDIMDVNQIFKDLAVMIHDQGEMIDSIEANVESAETHVDRGAEQLQRAAYYQRKSRKRKCILAIILALALTILAIIIWQASK
- the stx12l gene encoding syntaxin-12 isoform X1, whose protein sequence is MSYGRADSYRSQPRDFNNLIQTCSTNIQKITQNTGQMKTMLYQLGTRQDTPELQERLQQVQHYTNQLAKETNRHLKELGSLPPPHSPSEQRQQKIQKDRLMNDFSAALNNFQVVQRRAAEKERESVARARAGTLLTEEDGLRKPDEQLVTFESNEERSLIQTQAEEMPITEEDLEGIREKETNIRQLESDIMDVNQIFKDLAVMIHDQGEMIDSIEANVESAETHVDRGAEQLQRAAYYQRKSRKRKCILAIILALALTILAIIIWQASK
- the stx12l gene encoding tRNA selenocysteine 1-associated protein 1 isoform X2, which translates into the protein MGTRGQIALPVPAMKNIRDHRPVSRVCWLCQWNLLNYFTILVHQLEPYMDEKFITRAFATMGELAIGVRIIRNKMNWGAAGYCFVELSDEATAERCLRKINGKSIPGATPPRKFKLNHATYGKQGEMRSRGGYTDNRYSQPYSYDQNQYYQQYPDYYSNWGYQSIGSYDGYDYSQYDCSNQTYEEVFQDLDCLEDPAEELDVAEANRLFIEESEELYDALIDCHWPTLDSPDPTTAQ